A DNA window from Pseudodesulfovibrio thermohalotolerans contains the following coding sequences:
- a CDS encoding glutamate-5-semialdehyde dehydrogenase has protein sequence MDIREQMVEMGKRAKAASRKLSASSGKARQDALLILADLLESEAPAIGEANRLDLDAAAERGLDKARVQRLTISEKVLSSMIKGCRDVAAMADPVGEIESMVKRPNGMLVGRMRVPLGVVAMIYESRPNATVDAGILCLKAGNAVILRGGSEAFHSNKCLAGLMHRALERAGLPRDAVQVPPTTDRAAVTELLKLEEYIDVVIPRGGEGLIRAVTSQATMPVLKHYKGVCHIFADAGCDVAKAVPIVENAKMQYPSGCNALECLLVHKDVADELLPKVAEAIGPKGVKFKACPGSLPLLGEYAEPAEDADWGFEFLDLVMAVKIVDGLDEAMDHIACYGSNHTEAILSEDYAHCMRFIREVDASLVVANATTRFNDGAQLGLGAEIGISTSKLHAYGPMGIKELTSAKFVLLGEGQIRE, from the coding sequence ATGGATATTCGCGAACAGATGGTGGAGATGGGCAAGCGCGCCAAGGCGGCGTCGCGCAAGCTTTCCGCGTCCTCGGGCAAGGCCCGGCAGGACGCCTTGCTGATTCTTGCCGACCTGCTCGAATCCGAGGCCCCGGCCATCGGGGAGGCCAACCGGCTCGATCTCGACGCTGCGGCGGAGCGCGGTCTGGACAAGGCGCGCGTACAGCGGTTGACCATTTCCGAGAAGGTTCTCAGCTCCATGATAAAGGGATGCCGCGACGTGGCGGCCATGGCTGACCCCGTGGGCGAGATCGAGTCCATGGTCAAGCGGCCCAACGGGATGCTTGTGGGCCGTATGCGCGTGCCTCTCGGCGTGGTGGCCATGATTTACGAATCCCGTCCCAACGCCACGGTCGACGCGGGCATTCTCTGCCTCAAGGCGGGCAACGCGGTGATTCTTCGCGGCGGCTCCGAGGCGTTTCATTCCAACAAGTGCCTGGCCGGACTCATGCACCGCGCCCTGGAGCGGGCCGGGCTGCCTCGCGACGCGGTCCAGGTGCCGCCCACCACGGACCGCGCGGCCGTGACCGAACTGCTCAAGCTGGAGGAGTACATAGACGTGGTCATCCCGCGCGGCGGCGAGGGGCTCATCCGCGCCGTGACCAGCCAGGCGACCATGCCGGTGCTCAAGCACTACAAGGGCGTGTGCCATATATTCGCCGACGCGGGGTGCGACGTGGCCAAGGCCGTGCCCATCGTCGAGAACGCCAAGATGCAGTATCCGAGCGGCTGCAACGCCTTGGAATGCCTGCTCGTCCACAAGGACGTGGCCGACGAGCTGCTGCCCAAGGTGGCGGAGGCCATCGGTCCCAAGGGCGTGAAGTTCAAAGCGTGCCCCGGCTCCCTGCCCCTGCTCGGCGAATACGCCGAGCCCGCCGAGGATGCGGATTGGGGTTTCGAGTTCCTGGATCTGGTCATGGCGGTCAAGATCGTGGATGGACTGGACGAGGCCATGGATCACATCGCCTGCTACGGCTCCAACCACACGGAGGCCATCCTGTCCGAGGATTACGCCCACTGTATGCGCTTCATTCGCGAGGTGGACGCCTCCCTGGTGGTGGCCAATGCGACCACCCGTTTCAACGACGGGGCCCAGCTTGGCCTTGGGGCGGAGATCGGCATTTCCACTTCCAAGCTCCACGCCTACGGTCCCATGGGCATCAAGGAATTGACCAGCGCCAAGTTTGTCCTGCTGGGCGAAGGGCAAATCCGCGAATAG
- the nadD gene encoding nicotinate (nicotinamide) nucleotide adenylyltransferase, whose protein sequence is MKIGILGGSFNPVHTGHVRMAVEVYEQLGLDRVELVPAAEPPHKRSGDLLSFDLRLDLVRRAIEGIPGLGANPLEAERSGPSFTCDTLTCYRTERPEVELHFILGASTFLELRNWRRGLEIPTLASLVVVNRWEAADAVGGFVAEQWPEAAAEDEGVWRLPGGNVIRLLDIPRLDIKGGHIRRRWLDRRNLSLLVPDGVRSLLEERADEIAQCWGERRPA, encoded by the coding sequence GTGAAGATCGGCATACTCGGCGGCAGTTTCAATCCGGTGCATACCGGCCACGTGCGCATGGCGGTGGAAGTCTACGAGCAGCTCGGCCTGGACAGGGTGGAGCTGGTTCCGGCCGCCGAGCCCCCGCACAAGCGGAGCGGCGACCTGCTCTCCTTCGATCTGCGGCTGGATCTGGTGCGTAGGGCCATTGAGGGCATTCCCGGGCTGGGCGCGAATCCGCTGGAGGCGGAGCGGTCCGGCCCGTCGTTTACCTGCGACACGCTTACCTGCTACCGCACCGAGCGGCCCGAGGTCGAACTGCATTTCATTCTGGGCGCGTCCACCTTTCTGGAACTGCGCAATTGGCGTCGCGGGCTGGAAATCCCGACTCTGGCCTCACTTGTGGTGGTCAACCGCTGGGAGGCGGCGGACGCGGTGGGCGGATTCGTGGCCGAACAGTGGCCCGAGGCGGCCGCTGAGGACGAAGGCGTGTGGAGGCTGCCCGGCGGCAACGTCATTCGGTTGCTGGATATCCCCCGTTTGGACATCAAGGGAGGGCACATCCGACGCCGCTGGCTGGATCGCCGTAATTTGAGCCTGCTCGTCCCGGACGGGGTGCGCAGCCTGCTGGAGGAGCGGGCGGACGAAATCGCGCAGTGCTGGGGCGAACGCCGTCCGGCCTGA
- a CDS encoding glycosyltransferase family 9 protein, whose amino-acid sequence MDSRATEQPAVAFRLGHMGDVALATGVLAHWHETAGTSFIFVTRESNLPLLENHPAVAGTVGLSKADLTDAGWFRHTGELARQYAGSALVDLHGTLRSRLLALRWHGDVRRYPKFGVTRRLFERTRAERFRRRLEALNVPQRYALALDETAPAPEAVLPRIYLTKAEKADAARRLAPIAGNEPLVALHPYATHPAKQWPADNWLRLCALLDTVGINWFVVGRNEKPLRNGHERDLTNATNLRETCGLLHEADLLVTGDSGPMHLACGVSTPVVALFGPTAKAWGFYPAGPKDVVLERDLPCRPCSLHGARQCTKGFECMTETTPETVLDAVRASLGNDSIR is encoded by the coding sequence ATGGATTCACGCGCAACAGAGCAACCCGCCGTGGCCTTCCGCCTCGGGCACATGGGCGACGTGGCGCTGGCCACGGGCGTCCTGGCCCACTGGCACGAAACGGCCGGAACCTCATTCATTTTCGTGACCAGGGAGTCGAACCTGCCCCTGCTGGAAAACCACCCCGCCGTGGCGGGAACCGTGGGCCTGTCCAAGGCGGACCTGACCGACGCGGGATGGTTTCGCCACACCGGCGAGCTGGCCCGCCAGTATGCCGGAAGCGCCCTAGTGGACCTGCACGGCACCCTGCGTTCCCGCCTGCTCGCCCTGCGCTGGCATGGAGACGTGCGCCGCTACCCGAAATTCGGCGTGACCCGACGCCTGTTCGAACGCACCCGCGCCGAACGGTTCCGCCGCAGACTCGAAGCCCTCAACGTCCCCCAACGGTACGCCCTGGCGCTGGATGAGACCGCACCCGCGCCTGAAGCCGTGTTGCCGCGCATCTACCTGACGAAGGCCGAGAAGGCCGACGCGGCCCGACGGCTCGCCCCTATCGCGGGCAACGAACCGCTGGTCGCCCTACACCCCTACGCCACCCACCCGGCCAAGCAATGGCCCGCCGACAACTGGCTTCGGCTTTGCGCCCTGCTGGACACAGTCGGAATAAACTGGTTCGTGGTGGGCAGAAACGAAAAACCGCTTCGCAACGGGCATGAGCGCGACCTGACCAACGCCACGAACCTGCGCGAGACCTGCGGGCTGCTCCATGAAGCCGACCTGCTGGTCACCGGCGATTCCGGCCCCATGCATCTGGCCTGCGGCGTGTCCACGCCCGTGGTCGCCCTGTTCGGCCCCACGGCCAAGGCTTGGGGATTTTATCCGGCCGGGCCGAAAGATGTTGTCCTGGAACGGGACCTGCCCTGCCGCCCCTGCTCCCTGCATGGGGCCAGGCAATGCACCAAAGGCTTCGAGTGCATGACCGAGACCACGCCGGAGACGGTCCTCGACGCGGTCCGGGCCTCGCTCGGCAACGACAGCATTCGGTAA
- a CDS encoding hemolysin family protein, translated as MVELILAVGVAVFVSAFCSVAEAALYSMSWADIQKLKDSGRKSALLLHSLRSKIDEPITAILTLNTCAHTAGAAVAGWAWAKLYGDDTLWLFTLCFTVIILIFTEIMPKTLGVLYSDIIAPPLARPLRGMVWLFRPVIAVMGVLSKAIKRRESKPDHTEDDIRAIVSLTRRSGVIKPYEETSIRNILSLDCKTVRQIMTPRTVVFTLPSDMTVAQAREEHPNWPHSRIPVFDEDPEDIVGVVYRRVVLEALADDKDELKMVDIMRPVRFVLETITLDKLLVQFLGSRLHLAVVLDEYGGVAGVVTLEDVLEEILGSEIVDETDQVVDMRELARMQRDELTRARNGSAEEK; from the coding sequence ATGGTTGAACTAATTCTCGCCGTCGGCGTGGCTGTCTTCGTGTCAGCGTTTTGTTCCGTGGCCGAAGCGGCTCTTTACTCCATGAGTTGGGCCGATATTCAGAAGCTCAAGGACAGTGGCCGCAAGTCCGCGCTTTTGCTTCATAGTCTTCGTTCGAAGATAGATGAGCCCATCACGGCCATTCTCACGCTGAACACCTGCGCGCACACCGCCGGAGCCGCCGTGGCCGGCTGGGCCTGGGCAAAATTGTACGGCGACGACACGCTTTGGCTCTTTACACTTTGCTTTACAGTAATTATTCTCATTTTCACGGAGATCATGCCCAAGACGCTGGGCGTGCTCTATTCGGACATTATCGCTCCGCCCCTGGCGCGTCCCCTTCGGGGGATGGTCTGGTTGTTCAGGCCGGTCATCGCCGTCATGGGAGTGCTGTCCAAGGCGATTAAACGCCGGGAGTCCAAGCCGGATCACACCGAGGACGATATTCGGGCCATCGTCAGCCTGACGCGTCGTTCCGGGGTGATAAAACCGTACGAGGAGACCTCCATTCGGAATATCCTCTCCTTGGACTGCAAGACGGTGCGGCAGATCATGACACCGAGGACCGTGGTTTTCACCCTGCCCTCGGACATGACCGTGGCCCAGGCCCGGGAGGAGCACCCGAATTGGCCCCACAGCCGTATCCCGGTCTTTGACGAGGACCCGGAGGATATTGTGGGCGTGGTTTATCGGCGGGTGGTGCTCGAAGCCCTCGCCGACGACAAGGACGAGCTCAAGATGGTCGACATCATGCGGCCGGTGCGTTTCGTCCTGGAGACCATCACCCTGGACAAGCTCCTGGTGCAGTTCCTGGGCAGCCGCCTGCATCTGGCTGTGGTCCTGGACGAGTACGGCGGGGTGGCCGGGGTGGTCACTTTGGAGGATGTCCTCGAAGAGATCCTCGGCAGTGAAATAGTTGACGAGACCGACCAGGTGGTGGATATGCGGGAACTCGCCCGTATGCAGAGGGATGAACTGACCCGCGCCCGCAACGGTTCGGCGGAAGAAAAATAG
- a CDS encoding cytochrome c maturation protein CcmE, which translates to MAKSSNKIVYAVALVLFLGGLSYLIFSGLTQDSVYFLNVTEALAQDRAEIGNARLFGKVSPSGLAIADGKLGADFDLVDKMQGDKALRVQYKGALPDTFKADVEVIVEGKFSPDGQVFMARTLVTKCPSKYEEQSKQMEMQKGQAG; encoded by the coding sequence ATGGCCAAGAGTTCCAACAAGATCGTGTACGCCGTCGCCCTGGTGTTGTTCCTGGGCGGCCTTTCCTATCTCATCTTTTCCGGCCTGACGCAGGATTCGGTCTATTTCCTTAATGTGACCGAGGCCCTGGCGCAGGATCGGGCCGAGATCGGCAACGCCCGCCTGTTCGGCAAGGTGTCGCCCTCCGGGCTGGCCATCGCCGACGGCAAGCTCGGGGCCGATTTCGATCTGGTGGACAAGATGCAGGGAGACAAGGCCCTGCGGGTGCAGTACAAAGGCGCTTTGCCGGACACCTTCAAGGCGGATGTCGAGGTCATCGTGGAGGGGAAATTCTCCCCGGACGGACAGGTCTTCATGGCGAGGACCCTGGTTACCAAGTGCCCTTCAAAATACGAAGAGCAGAGCAAACAGATGGAGATGCAGAAGGGACAGGCAGGTTAG
- a CDS encoding heme lyase CcmF/NrfE family subunit, with product MHLTGYVGLLFSLLAFLFLAGFSGFAAWSRRKEALNVIERGQFIAACGVIFSTLILLVALTSRDYSFRYVYNNVDNALSFVYTLTALWGGREGSLLCWELIIAISGMIFVATPGYKSLGSDTKLYFWTFFLTVQGFFLLLLTGWSNPFIEIIPAPGDGRGLNPLLRNPGMIFHPPLLFMGFALYTIPACAALASSIASEKKSWIKVVRNWNILSWVFLTAGIILGGWWSYMELGWGGYWAWDPVENASLIPWFAGTAVLHTAIIESRRNALQRTNVFLMSLTFILCIFSTYLTRSGVIDSLHTFGESGVAQPLFWAMVFFLVLTLMVVFLSERPTHRSLSDFVSRQGMLVIAAWFLLALGMVVALGTMWPVISRLWTSSPMGLDAHFYNRVCLPFMGLLVLIFCFCPWLGWKGGVRNMKGLGAVGAVLVIAFAGFYLSGMTNVLAALTAAASVAAIAGIILLFFLYPTMRSSRHSWGAYGVHLGLVLMALGVAFSGPYKTEREVVLAQGESMEIGEFTVTYAGLHEDRNVGDILARATATLVVSRDGREVGMLKPDKRIYKNFTNQQFAEASILPSFGDELYATLLGLTEDDKASFKISVNPLVNWIWIGGTIMCLLGFLLLRRLPRPGEVR from the coding sequence ATGCATCTGACCGGATACGTCGGTTTACTCTTTTCCCTGCTCGCCTTTCTTTTTCTCGCCGGGTTTTCCGGCTTCGCCGCCTGGTCCAGGAGGAAGGAAGCGCTGAACGTTATCGAGCGGGGGCAGTTCATCGCCGCTTGCGGCGTCATTTTTTCCACGCTCATCCTGCTGGTGGCCCTGACCTCCAGGGACTACTCCTTCCGCTACGTCTACAACAACGTGGACAACGCGCTGTCCTTCGTCTACACCCTGACCGCCCTGTGGGGCGGACGCGAAGGATCGCTCCTGTGCTGGGAGTTGATTATCGCCATATCCGGCATGATCTTCGTGGCCACGCCCGGCTACAAGTCGCTCGGGTCCGACACCAAGCTCTATTTCTGGACGTTTTTCCTGACCGTGCAGGGCTTTTTCCTGCTCCTGCTCACCGGCTGGTCCAATCCGTTCATCGAGATCATCCCGGCTCCCGGCGACGGGCGCGGCCTCAACCCGCTCCTGCGCAACCCGGGCATGATTTTCCATCCGCCGCTTCTGTTCATGGGATTCGCCCTCTACACCATACCGGCCTGCGCAGCCCTGGCCTCGTCCATCGCAAGCGAGAAGAAATCGTGGATTAAAGTGGTCCGCAACTGGAACATCCTTTCCTGGGTCTTCCTGACCGCGGGCATCATTCTGGGCGGCTGGTGGTCCTACATGGAATTGGGCTGGGGCGGCTACTGGGCCTGGGACCCGGTCGAGAACGCCTCCCTGATTCCCTGGTTCGCGGGAACGGCCGTGTTGCATACGGCCATCATCGAGTCCCGGCGCAACGCCTTGCAGCGGACCAACGTGTTTTTGATGTCCCTGACTTTCATCCTGTGCATCTTCTCCACCTACCTGACCCGGTCCGGTGTCATTGACTCGCTGCACACCTTTGGCGAGTCCGGCGTGGCCCAGCCCCTGTTCTGGGCCATGGTCTTCTTCCTGGTCCTGACCCTGATGGTCGTCTTCCTGTCCGAGCGGCCGACTCATCGCTCCCTGTCGGACTTCGTCAGCCGCCAGGGGATGCTGGTCATCGCGGCCTGGTTCCTGCTGGCGCTCGGCATGGTGGTCGCTCTGGGGACCATGTGGCCGGTTATCAGCCGGTTGTGGACCTCTTCGCCCATGGGGCTCGACGCCCATTTCTACAACCGCGTCTGCCTGCCGTTCATGGGGCTGCTGGTGCTCATCTTCTGCTTTTGCCCCTGGCTGGGCTGGAAGGGCGGCGTCCGCAACATGAAGGGGCTCGGCGCGGTGGGCGCGGTGCTGGTCATCGCCTTTGCCGGATTCTACCTGTCGGGCATGACCAACGTGCTGGCTGCCTTGACCGCCGCGGCTTCGGTGGCCGCCATCGCGGGTATCATCCTGCTGTTCTTCCTGTATCCGACCATGCGATCCTCGCGTCATTCCTGGGGCGCCTACGGCGTTCATCTCGGGCTGGTGCTGATGGCGCTCGGCGTGGCCTTCTCCGGGCCGTACAAGACCGAGCGCGAAGTGGTCCTGGCCCAGGGCGAGTCCATGGAGATCGGCGAGTTCACCGTGACGTACGCCGGTTTGCATGAGGACCGCAATGTGGGCGACATCCTGGCCCGGGCCACGGCCACCCTCGTGGTGTCCAGGGACGGCCGCGAGGTCGGTATGCTCAAGCCCGACAAGCGCATCTACAAGAACTTCACCAACCAGCAGTTCGCCGAGGCGTCCATTCTTCCGAGTTTCGGCGACGAGTTGTACGCCACGCTGCTCGGGCTTACCGAGGACGACAAGGCGAGCTTCAAGATCAGCGTCAACCCGCTTGTCAACTGGATCTGGATCGGCGGCACGATAATGTGTCTGCTCGGTTTCCTTCTGCTCCGGCGTTTGCCCCGGCCCGGCGAGGTCAGGTAG
- the ccmA gene encoding heme ABC exporter ATP-binding protein CcmA produces MSDSGKPLLAVKRAAKFYGNKLVFKEVSFEVLPGRILLVAGPNGAGKSTLMRIMAGLSKPSAGEVTLNLEPEDMAYLGHATFIYPGLTALENLRFWGAMYGLSPSRDELLALLARVGLERAAEEKAGSFSRGMAQRLNLARIYQADPKLIFLDEPGTGLDPASLRRLREEITSLRDRGVSVVWISHHVTEDAALADDVLALGGRKVEYFGPALGFVAEGAC; encoded by the coding sequence ATGAGCGATTCGGGCAAACCGCTGCTCGCAGTCAAGCGGGCGGCGAAGTTCTACGGGAACAAGCTTGTTTTCAAGGAGGTCTCCTTCGAGGTCCTGCCCGGCAGGATTCTCCTCGTCGCGGGCCCCAACGGAGCGGGCAAGTCCACGCTCATGCGCATCATGGCCGGATTGAGCAAGCCGTCGGCGGGCGAGGTGACGCTTAATCTCGAACCCGAGGATATGGCCTACCTCGGTCACGCCACCTTCATCTATCCCGGTCTGACCGCTCTGGAAAACCTGCGGTTTTGGGGGGCTATGTACGGCCTGTCGCCTTCCCGCGACGAGCTTCTGGCCCTATTGGCCAGGGTGGGGCTTGAAAGGGCGGCCGAGGAAAAGGCGGGGTCGTTCTCGCGCGGCATGGCCCAACGGCTCAATTTGGCGCGTATCTACCAGGCTGACCCGAAGCTCATCTTTCTTGACGAACCCGGCACCGGCCTCGACCCGGCCTCCTTGCGACGGCTGCGCGAGGAGATCACCTCCCTGCGCGACCGGGGTGTGTCCGTGGTCTGGATCAGCCATCACGTGACCGAGGACGCGGCCCTGGCCGACGACGTCCTTGCGCTGGGCGGCCGCAAGGTGGAATACTTCGGCCCGGCTTTGGGCTTCGTGGCGGAGGGCGCATGTTGA
- a CDS encoding heme exporter protein CcmB, with product MLRRTVLIAKKDLKLSLSGGQGLVQAVLLGLLLIFLFSLSKPLDGAISPQAAGAIFWLASAFGLVLVFNDLFSIEEANGARIGILASPAPVHAVWLGKGLAGFGLLFVSQLVFLPATAAFLGQSVHGPWWLLAVTLFGADLGLVIIGALLGALSQGQAARESLLSVIVFPLLLPVLLAGITLFGLCFSPEHTMGYDKWLGLIFAFDCLFGGAGLFLFPFVYSGEE from the coding sequence ATGTTGAGGCGCACGGTTCTCATTGCGAAGAAGGACCTCAAGCTTTCCTTGTCCGGAGGGCAGGGACTGGTTCAGGCGGTCCTGCTCGGCCTGTTGCTGATTTTCCTGTTTTCCCTGTCCAAGCCGCTGGACGGAGCCATCTCGCCCCAGGCCGCGGGCGCGATCTTCTGGTTGGCGTCGGCCTTCGGGCTGGTTCTGGTCTTCAATGACCTGTTCTCCATCGAGGAGGCCAACGGCGCGCGCATCGGCATTCTGGCTTCGCCCGCGCCGGTCCATGCGGTCTGGCTGGGCAAGGGACTGGCCGGGTTCGGCCTTTTGTTCGTTTCGCAGCTTGTGTTTCTTCCGGCCACGGCGGCCTTTCTGGGCCAGTCGGTTCACGGCCCGTGGTGGCTGCTGGCGGTCACGCTCTTTGGGGCCGATCTCGGGCTGGTCATCATAGGGGCGTTGCTTGGAGCGTTGTCTCAGGGGCAGGCGGCCCGGGAGTCTTTGCTCTCGGTTATCGTGTTTCCGCTTCTGCTGCCCGTGCTTCTGGCCGGAATCACCCTGTTCGGCCTGTGTTTTTCGCCCGAGCACACCATGGGATACGACAAGTGGCTCGGCCTGATATTCGCCTTCGACTGCCTGTTCGGCGGGGCCGGGCTGTTTCTGTTCCCGTTCGTCTACAGTGGGGAAGAGTAG
- a CDS encoding cytochrome c biogenesis protein — MKVSILAVLAGLALVVHQAMIWFYAPIAQSGPVQKIFYMHLPCSWWALVSFFVVFAASILYLFTRKAVYDRVAGGASELGVLFATLTLISGSTWARAEWGHWWLWDPKLTTALIMWYVYAGYLVLRNTPMGRDRKALVCAVLGIVAFLDVPLVFFAAKLWGSAHPDGLARQGSGMEARMWHTVFAGLFAFGLLWGAMLMTRIRQLGQQARLEAMLVWDEE, encoded by the coding sequence ATGAAAGTTTCCATTCTGGCGGTCCTGGCGGGCCTCGCCCTGGTCGTCCACCAGGCCATGATCTGGTTCTACGCGCCCATTGCCCAGTCCGGGCCGGTGCAGAAAATCTTCTACATGCATCTGCCGTGCTCCTGGTGGGCGCTGGTCTCCTTTTTCGTGGTCTTCGCGGCCTCCATACTCTATTTGTTCACCCGCAAGGCCGTCTATGACCGTGTGGCCGGAGGGGCCTCCGAGCTCGGCGTGCTGTTCGCCACCCTGACCCTTATTTCCGGGTCCACCTGGGCCCGGGCCGAGTGGGGCCACTGGTGGCTGTGGGACCCGAAGCTGACCACCGCCCTCATCATGTGGTACGTTTACGCCGGGTACTTGGTCCTGCGGAACACTCCCATGGGCCGCGACCGCAAGGCCCTTGTCTGCGCCGTGCTCGGTATAGTGGCCTTCCTGGATGTGCCGTTGGTCTTTTTCGCGGCCAAGCTCTGGGGCAGCGCGCATCCGGACGGCCTGGCCCGTCAGGGATCGGGCATGGAAGCGCGCATGTGGCACACGGTCTTTGCCGGTCTTTTCGCCTTCGGCCTGCTCTGGGGGGCCATGCTCATGACCCGAATCCGGCAGCTCGGCCAGCAGGCACGGCTCGAAGCCATGCTCGTTTGGGACGAGGAATAA
- a CDS encoding CcmD family protein, with protein sequence MSATTYIFIANVAIWLGVAGYLVFLASRSADLEKRIRQLELLGGDHDG encoded by the coding sequence ATGTCTGCAACCACCTACATCTTCATCGCCAACGTGGCCATCTGGCTCGGCGTAGCCGGGTATCTGGTTTTTCTGGCCTCCCGCTCGGCCGATCTGGAAAAGCGCATCCGCCAACTGGAACTTCTGGGGGGCGATCATGACGGATAG
- a CDS encoding tetratricopeptide repeat protein — MTDSRVPFGGKAVILAVFLSLAAMFATSFIYRLNNPNLFVKSQASRSVAPDDHGEAGPGPMGGAMSGAMSRVKEYMDRVNKNPEDVEALVGLGNSFLMMRAWDRALEPLEKARQLKPEDVKVLKAVGIAYFNKQEYGEASAAYEDILRIDPEDTLALFNLGVIYKHFLNKPDESRAYFEKVLALEKGDAEMLKLAREELGK, encoded by the coding sequence ATGACGGATAGCCGCGTGCCGTTCGGCGGGAAGGCCGTCATCCTGGCCGTGTTTCTGTCTCTTGCGGCCATGTTTGCCACCAGTTTCATCTACCGCCTGAACAACCCCAATCTGTTTGTGAAGTCGCAGGCCTCGCGCAGCGTCGCCCCCGACGATCACGGCGAGGCCGGTCCCGGTCCCATGGGCGGAGCCATGAGCGGGGCCATGTCCCGCGTCAAGGAATACATGGACAGGGTGAACAAGAACCCCGAGGACGTGGAAGCTCTTGTTGGGTTGGGCAATTCTTTCTTGATGATGCGCGCCTGGGACCGTGCCTTGGAGCCCCTGGAAAAGGCCCGGCAGCTCAAGCCGGAAGACGTCAAGGTGCTCAAGGCCGTGGGTATCGCCTATTTCAACAAGCAAGAGTATGGCGAGGCGAGCGCGGCGTATGAGGATATCCTCAGGATCGACCCCGAAGACACCCTCGCGTTGTTCAATCTGGGCGTGATTTACAAGCATTTTCTCAACAAGCCCGATGAGTCCCGGGCCTATTTCGAAAAGGTTCTGGCCCTGGAAAAAGGGGACGCGGAAATGCTGAAGCTCGCCCGGGAGGAGCTTGGCAAATAG
- a CDS encoding branched-chain amino acid ABC transporter substrate-binding protein, with protein MRVKLSLIAVCFVLAAMLAACGGEAKKEENKDAKADVETGEVAAPAKIVLGVAGAHSGDLASYGLPSANAAKLVAQKINAAGGVNGAMVEVVSQDDQCKPELATNVATKLLSDGVKIVLGHICSGATKAALPIYLDGKIVVMSPSATNPPLTQSGDYPNFFRTIAPDDAQAALEVAFAKSLGLKKVAVIHDKGDYGKGFASFCKQFIDADPAIEVVLFEGVTPGAVDYSAVVQKIKSSGAEGVIFGGYHPEASKIVTGMRKKDMEIPFMSDDGVKDDTFIKVAGKYAEGVYATGPMDFSSNPLYTEAVEAHRAEFGSDPGPFFPEAYSAALALLNAVKVAGGTDYDKLIDALHNSYVDTPVGKIKFDAKGDAEGVGFAVYQVKDGKYVEVK; from the coding sequence ATGAGAGTCAAGCTGAGTCTGATTGCCGTGTGTTTCGTTTTGGCGGCCATGCTGGCGGCCTGCGGCGGCGAAGCGAAGAAGGAAGAAAATAAAGATGCCAAGGCCGATGTGGAGACCGGTGAAGTCGCCGCCCCCGCCAAGATTGTCCTCGGCGTTGCCGGCGCCCACTCCGGCGACCTGGCTTCCTACGGCCTGCCCAGCGCCAATGCGGCCAAGCTGGTTGCTCAGAAGATCAACGCCGCTGGCGGCGTGAACGGTGCCATGGTCGAAGTCGTTTCCCAGGACGACCAGTGCAAGCCCGAGCTGGCCACCAACGTTGCCACCAAGCTGCTCTCCGACGGCGTGAAGATTGTGCTCGGCCACATCTGCTCCGGCGCCACCAAGGCCGCGTTGCCCATTTATCTGGACGGCAAGATAGTGGTCATGTCTCCTTCCGCCACCAACCCCCCGCTGACCCAGTCGGGCGATTACCCGAATTTTTTCCGGACCATTGCTCCGGATGACGCCCAGGCCGCTCTGGAAGTCGCTTTCGCCAAGAGCCTCGGCCTGAAAAAGGTCGCCGTCATTCATGATAAGGGTGATTACGGCAAGGGCTTCGCCTCCTTCTGCAAGCAGTTCATTGATGCCGATCCGGCCATTGAAGTCGTCCTCTTCGAGGGCGTGACCCCCGGCGCGGTCGATTATTCCGCCGTGGTTCAGAAGATCAAGAGCTCCGGTGCCGAGGGCGTCATCTTCGGCGGCTATCACCCCGAGGCTTCCAAGATCGTTACCGGTATGCGCAAGAAGGATATGGAAATCCCGTTCATGTCCGACGACGGCGTGAAGGACGACACCTTCATCAAGGTCGCCGGCAAGTACGCCGAAGGCGTCTACGCCACCGGCCCCATGGACTTCTCCAGCAATCCGCTTTACACGGAGGCCGTCGAGGCTCACAGGGCCGAATTCGGCTCCGATCCCGGCCCGTTCTTCCCCGAAGCCTATTCCGCCGCTCTGGCTCTGCTGAACGCGGTCAAGGTCGCGGGCGGAACCGATTACGACAAGTTGATCGATGCCCTGCACAACTCCTATGTCGACACCCCGGTCGGCAAGATCAAGTTCGATGCCAAAGGTGACGCCGAGGGCGTTGGCTTCGCCGTCTACCAGGTGAAAGACGGCAAGTACGTGGAAGTCAAGTAA